CCTCTATTTCATGGCCAAGCTGGTGCGTAAGGGGCCGCCGGACATGGCGCGGCTTGAGCAGCACATGATTGGTATCAAGGCCCCCGGCTTTGCCCTGGCCTGGGTGAAGAAAATGCAACACGACGTGGTGGAGAACTGAAATGGATCTGGCACTGTTTTATTATTTGCTGCTGGGCTTTGCGGTACTGATGTACGTGGTGCTGGACGGCTTTGACCTCGGCCTCGGCATTCTCTACCCCTGGTTTCGCAGCGAGGGCGAGCGGGATCACATGATGCGCTCCATCTCTCATGTGTGGGACGGCAACGAAACCTGGCTGGTGTTTGGCGGTGTGGTGCTGTTCGCCGCCTTTCCCGCCGCCTACGCCGGCATACTGGCCACCCTGTATACGCCCATTATCATCATGCTGATCGGGCTGATATTCCGGGGCGTGGCCTTTGAATACCGCTTCAAGTCGCACCGCTCCAAGCCCTGGTGGGACAAATCGTTCTGGCTTGGCTCCACCGTGGCCACCTTTTGCCAGGGCGCCATTCTCGGCGCCGTAGTGCAGGGGGTAGACGCCGGCCCCGGCGAGCTGGGGGCCCTGGCCTGGCTCAGCCCGTTCAGCATTTTTACCGGTTTTGCGCTGATGGTGGCCTATGCCCTGCTGGCCTGCTGCTACCTGGTCTTGAAAAGCCGGGAGCAGATGCTGGCCCGGGCCGCCCACCTCGGTCGCCGGCTGGTGCTGGCCATCATGGCCATTCTGCTGGTGCTGAGCCTGTGGATGGTGCTGGCCAACGAGGAAGTCAGCAGCCGCTGGTTTGACGGTCTCAACCTGCTGTGGCTGTCGCCGCTGCCGCTGGCGAGCGTGCTGCTGGGCTTCCTGCTGTACCGGGATCTGGATGGCGAGCCCCACGAGACCCGGCCCTTCTGGCTGGCCTGCGGCCTGTTCGTGCTGGGCTTTGGCGGTCTGGTGGTGAGCCTGTTCCCCTATCTGATCCCGCACCGGCTGACCCTGTGGCAGGCCAGCGCACCGGACTCCAGCCTGACCTTCCTGCTGCCGGGTATCGCCATCTTCCTGCCGCTGATCTGCGCCTATACCCTGTGGGGCTACCGCATTTTCTCCGGCAAGGTGGAAGACTTTGAGGAAGGCTACTGATGGCCGGTAAACGGGGCTGGCTGTGGTTTGCCGGCCTTTATCTGGCCGGAGTGGGCCTGATCACCCTGGTGGGCATGGCCCTGAGGTGGCTGCTGGGCATGTAAACCCGGACCGGACTCCACATAAAGCGACCCGCATGGGTCGTTTTTGTGTTGGGGGCGCGTTAGTATGCTCGGGCAACCCGAGATGACGAATACCTATTGCCACCAGAGACGCCTCGACACGGAACGTTGATCATGACCCACGCCGCCCCCTTGCCCTGCAACGAACCCGCCCGCCTGGCCTGCCTGCACCAGCTGCAACTGCTCGACACGCCGGCAGACCCGGAATTCGATCAACTGGTGGAGCTGGCCTGCCTGCTGCTCGATACCCCCATGGGGGTGGTATCGCTGGTGGACGAACACCGCCAGTGGTTTCGTGGCCGGCGCGGGCTGGCGGTGCAGGAAACCCCGCGGGACATCGCCTTTTGCAGCTGGGTGGTGGCCGACGGGGCGCCGTTGATCGTACCGGACGCCAGCCAGGATCCGCGTTTTGCCGGCAATCCTCTGGTCACCGGCGAACCCGGGCTGCGGTTTTATGCCGGGTTTCCCCTTTATCTGGAATCCGGCCTGGTGCTGGGGGTGCTGGCGGTGCTGGACACGCAGGCCCGCACCCTGAGCGAAGAAGAACGGCGTCGGCTGGGCCTGCTGGCCGAGCAGGCCCGGGCCCTGCTGCGGCTGCGCTGGAAGCGGCAACAGCTGAATGAGCAGGGCCACCTGAGCGACAGCCGGCTGGCCCGCTATGAGGCCATTACGCAAGGGGCCGCCGCCGGCATCGTCCGCATTGATGGCCGGGGCCGGATTCGGGAGATCAACGACTACGCTCTCAAGCTGCTCGGTTACGGGCGGGAAGAGCTGCTGGGGCAGAATGTCAGCCGGCTGATGCCGGCCCAGTGGGCGGAGCATCACGATCAGTATATTCGCAGCTATCTTGACGGCGGTGAGGCCAGGGTCATTGGCAAGGGGCGAAGAGTGGCGGCCCTGCACAGGAACGGTCAGCAGGTGCCGGTGCACCTGGCGGTGGGTCAGGTGCGCCAGGACGATCAGCATGACAACGCCGAGTTTATCGGCATTCTTACCGACCTCAGCGAAACGCATCAGGCCGAGCTGCGGGAGCGGGAGGCGGCCCGCCAGCTGGAGCGTCAGCAGCGGCTGCTGAGCGTGCTGCACAAGGGTCTGACCGACTACCATGCGCTCATGTCCGGCAACCAGTTGTGGGGCTTTTTGCAGGAGGCGCTGCGGGAGCTCACCGGCAGCGACTATTCCCTGATCGGCGAGGTGCTGCCCGTTGAAAGCGGGCCGGCGTTGAAGGTGCATGCCATCACCGACCTGTCCTGGAGCGAGGAGTCGCGCCAGCTGATGCTCAAACTGCAGGCCGGGGAGATGCTGCTCACCAACCCGGCCAGCATGCTGGGCCGGGTGTTCGCCGGCGGCCAGACCGTGCTCAGTAACGACATGGCCGGAGATGCCCGCCGCGGTGGCTTTCCACCCGGCCATCCGCCGCTGCACAATTTTCTGGGGGTTCCCATTATCGATGACGGCGAGGTGATCGGCATGTTCGCCATCGCCAATGGTCGCGAGGACTACAGTCAGGCGCTGGTGGCCTGGCTGGAGCCCTTTACCTCCACCTGCGCCCTGCTGATCAACCTCTATCGCCAGTTGCGCGAGCGGGAGGCGGTCACCGAGCAGTTGCGGCAGGCCCGGGATGAGTCTGAGCGTGCCAGCCGGGCCAAAACCGAGTTTCTGTCGTCCATGAGCCATGAGCTGCGCACGCCCCTTAACGCCATCATGGGCTTTGCCCAGCTGCTGCAGAACAACCAGCGCACCCCCCTGGGCGAGCGCCAGTTGCGTCAGGTGGAGCAGATTTACAAAAGCGGCAGCCACCTGCTCAAGTTGATCAACGAGGTGCTGGATCTGGCACGCATCGAGGCCGGTCGCATCGACATGTCGTTCGAGGCCATCGATGTGACCGACGTGGTGCGCGAGGCCTGTGACATTCTCTCCCCCATGGCCCAGCAACAGGGCATTCAGCTGTTGGTGCAGGTGGGGCGCTGCGGCACCGTCACCGCCGATTACACCCGGCTCAAGCAGGTGCTGATCAACCTGATTTCCAACGCCATCAAGTACAACCGGCCCGATGGCCAGGTCAACATTGCCTGCCGTCGCGACGGTGAGCGCCTGCGCATTGCGGTGCGGGACACCGGAGCCGGCATTGCTCCCGAGCACCTCGATCAGTTGTTTCAGCCTTTTAACCGCCTGGGAGCCGAGAACGGCGTCATTGAGGGGACCGGCGTGGGGCTGGCGCTGACCAAAAGCATTGTCGAGCAGATGCAGGGAGAGATCGGTGTCAACAACCACCCCGGTGATGGCTGTGAGTTCTGGTTCTGCCTGCCCCTGGCCGAGCCGGCATCAACGGCGGCCCTGCCGGAAGCTCTGCCGTCGCGGGAGCCGGTTGCCGGAGCTGGCAAAACCGTGCTTTACGTGGAAGACAATCCGGCCAACCAGCGCTTGCTGAACGATCTGTTCGATGACCTCGACGGCATCGAGCTGGCCTGTGTGCACTCGGCGGAGCTGGCCTTTGAAATGGCCTGCGCCAGCCCGCCGGATCTGATCCTGATGGACATCAACCTGCCCGGCATGAACGGAATCGAGGCGACCCGCCTGCTGGGGCGGCATCCGCGCACGCGCCATGTGCCGGTGGTGGCGCTGTCGGCCAATGCCATGCCGGAAGAGGTGCGCCAGGCCCGCAGGGCCGGCTTTCGGGACTACCTGACCAAGCCGGTGGACATTCCCCGGCTGCTGGCGCTGCTCGGTGAGCTGACCGGAGACGCGTCATGACCGTGCCCACTCACGCCGACGCCCACATTCTGGTGCTCGACGACAATCCGGTGAACGTGGAGCTGCTGCTCTGTCTGCTGGAAGACGAGGGCTACCGCCATGTGCATGGAGAAACCGACCCGCGCCGGCTGCCGCAGATCATGAAGGCCCAGCGGGTGGACCTGTTGCTGCTGGATATTCGCATGCCGCACCTGGACGGCTACCGGGTGCTGGAATGGCTGCATGCCGAGTGGGGCGAGCAGGCACCGCCGGTGATTGTGCTCAGTGCCCAGACCGATGCCGACACCCGGCTGCGGGCCCTGGGCCTGGGGGCCCGGGACTTTCTCAACAAACCCTTTGACCAGCTGGAAGTGCTGCAGCGCATTCGCAACACCCTGGAGGCCCACTTTCTGTTGCGCGAGCGCAGCGTGCGCGCCGCCTGGCTGGAAGACGAGGTGCGCCAGCGTACCAGCGAGCTGCAGCAACAGGCGATCAGTGATCCGGTTACCGGCCGGCTTAACCGGCGTGGCCTGCTGGAGCAGTTGCAGGGGCACACCGGGCGCGGCGTGGTGGTGTATTTTGTTGCCCTCGACGGCCTGGAAGACATTGCCCGGCTGCATGGCCTGCGGGTGGCCGAAACCCTGAGCCGCACCCTGAGTGAACGCCTGCAGTCGTTGCTGCATGAGCAATCGTGCGTGTTTGGTGCCTGGAGCAACAGCGAGTGGCTGGTACTGGACTTCGGCACGCCGCAGACGGACGGGCTGGCCTGCCGGGCCGATGCCCTGCTGCACAGCCTGGCTCAGGGCATTGAGGTGGAACGGCTGCTGCTGCACCTGGATTGCCGGGTCGGCATCAGCCACAGCGCCCAGGCCCACGACAGCGCCGAGCACCTGATTCGGCAGGCGGCCATGGCGTTGCCGCCCAAGGCCGGCACATGGCGCTGCTTTGAACCGGCCCTGGAGCAGCGGTTGCTGACCCTCAGCCATTACCGTCAGGCCCTGCGCACCGCCGCCGAGCAGCATCAGCTGTTTCTGGTGTATCAGCCCAAGATGGAGCTGAGCGGCGAGCGGGTGGTGGGGGCCGAGGCCCTGTTGCGCTGGGTCAGCCCCGAGTTCGGCTTTGTATCGCCGGCGGATTTTATTCCCATTGCCGAAAGCAGCGGCGATATTCTGCGCCTGGGAAGCTGGGTGATCGACACCGCCATAGACCAGCTGGAGCAATGGCTGGCGCAGGGGGCCGTGCCCCCGGACTTTCGCGTGGCGGTGAACGTGGCGGCGCTGCAGCTGATGCAGCCGGGCTTTGCCGATGGCCTGATCACTCGCCTGGCCCACAGCCGGTTACCACCGGGCGCGCTGGAAATCGAGGTGACCGAGTCGGGGTTGATGCAAAACATGGAGCTGGCGCTGGTGCAGCTCAACCAGCTGGCGGCGGCGGGCATCGGCATTGCCATTGACGACTTCGGCACCGGCTATTCGTCGTTGGCCTACCTCAAGACCATGCCGGTGTCGGTGCTCAAGATAGACAAGGCCTTTGTGGAGCGAATGGACGCCGACGAGCAGGACCGGGGCCTGGCCCAGGCGGTGATCCACATGGCCCGCATACTGGGCTGCGAAACCGTGGCCGAGGGAGTGGAGCGCCCCGAACAGGTGGCGCTGCTCAGGACCATGGGCTGTAACCTGGTACAGGGCTACTGGTATTCGCCGCCCCTTAACCCCGAGGCCTTCGTGGAGTATTGCCAAAGCCAGAACGGCTAAGGGCCTGCCAGGCAGGCCCTTAAGGTACATTGTCGTTTCAACGTTTCCCGTTACATCATCCAGAAGCCCGCGGCCAGCAGGGCGGCCAGGGTAAGGACACCGCCGATCAGCGCATAGGGCAGCTGGGTCAGGGCGTGATCCATGGTGTCGCAGCCGGCGCCCTGGGCCGACAGTACGGTGGAGTCGCTGAAGAAGCAGGCGTGGCTGCCAAAGGCCGAGGCCGACAGCAGGGCACCCACCACCAGCGGCATGGGCACGTTCATGGCCTGGCCCAGGGGCACGACGATGGGCAGGGAAATCACGAACACGCCCCAGCTCGAGGCGGTGCTGAACACCACCGCGGCCATCACCAGAAACACCACAGCGGGCAACAGCGCCGGCGTCAGCAGCGGGGTGACGGTGTCGATGATGTAGCGGGTCATGCCCAGCTGATCGTTCACTTCCTTCAGAATAAAGCCGGCACAGACGGTGGCGAGCGGATACAGCATCACCTTGAAGCCGTCGAGGGTGGCGTCCACCTGTTGCTGGAACGACAGCAGCCGCTGCACCGAATACAGCACCATGGTCGCACCCAGGGCCACCAGCACGCCCTTCAGCAGATCGATGTCGTAATACACGCTGGCCAGCACCAGCACCGCCATGGGCAGCAGAAAGTTGGTCAGTCCCAGCCAGCCGGGCACACTGCGCTCGGGGGCGGGTGTTGCCTCGTCCTGCCAGCCCTCGGGCACCGGCTGACCGGCCTGCGCCCGGGCCTCGGCCTTTTTCATGGCGCCCAGGTCCGGCAGTTTGCGCGCCGCCACCAGCGCCACCACCAGCAGCGCGGCCCAGCCGTACAGCATCCAGGGAATGCTGGCTACGTAGAGCGACATGCCCTGGCCGCTTTCGGCCGCGCCCGAGTCTTCCAGCAATGAAGCGAAAAACACCGCCCAGGTGGATACCGGCACCAGAATGCAGATGGGAGCGGCGGTGGAGTCGACGATGTAGGCCAGCTTTTCCCGGGAGATGCGAAAGCGGTCGGTGATGCTTTTCATCGACGACGACACCGCCAGCGAATTGAGGTAGTCGTCGATAAACACCACCAGCCCCAGGCCCACCGTGCCCACCATGGCGCTTCTGGGCGACTTGATAAGCCGGGTCATCACGGCGCCAAAGCTGTGTACGCCACCACCCCGCGCCAGCAGGTTAATCAGCCCGCCCATCATGCCGCACACCAGGATCAGCCAGGCGATGGTTTCATCCATCATCACCGCCAGGGTCACGTCCGCCAGCGGGCTCACCAGGTTGGCCGGGTCGAGCAGCAGCAGGCCGAGCAGGCTGCCCGCCAGCAAGGATTCCACGGTTTTGCGGGTGAGCACCGCCATGGTGATCACCAGCGCCGCCGGCAGCAGGCTGAGCGCACCGTAGTCGCTGCCGGGCTCGTGGGTAAAGCCGAGCCAGGCAAAGGCCAGACCGGCTATCACGGCCACCGCCAGGCCACGCCAGAGCGGTGGCCATTTGACACTGGGACTGAGGGCAAGGGTATTGGGTTGTTCCATCATCATCTTCCTTTTTGGTCGAGGGGGACGCCTGCCGGCGCTCTTTTACCTGGTTGGTGAAATCAGGCGTTTTTCAGCATCCATTCCAGTTCGATATCGGTGATGCGCTTTTCAAATTCGAGCAGCTCATCCTGCTTGCAGATGCGGTATACCTCGATGAATTTGTCACCCAGGTAGCGCTTGAGCGGGGTGGCCCCTTGCAGCCGGGCCAGGGCGTCGCTCTGGCGGGTGGGCAGGGGCAGGCCTTCCTGCTCCAGGCCGTTGCCCACCACCGGCTCCGGCAGCGGCAGTGTGTTGTCGAGGCCGTGCAGCAGGCCGGCCAGTATGGTAGCCACCACCAGATAGGGGTTGGCGTCGGCGCCGGGCACCCGGTACTCGATGCGGCGGGCCTCGTCGTCGCCGGCGGGAATGCGCAGGGCCACGGTGCGGTTGTTGTGACCCCAGGACGCCTGCACCGGCACATACATGCCCGGCTGAAAGCGGCGAAAGGCGTTCATGTTGGGGGCCAGCAGCGCCATGCTGTCGGGCATCAGATCCAGCATGCCGGCCAGCGCCTGCCTGAGCAGCGGCGAGTCCTCGCCCTCGGCATCGGCAAACAGGTTGTTGCCCTGTTCGTCGGTGACGCTGATGTGCACGTGCAGGCCGCTGCCCGGATGTTCCTCGTAGGGCTTGGCCATAAAGGTGGCGTCCATCTCGTATTGCTCGGCCACCAGCTTGATCAGCCGCTTCAGCGCCAGCGCCTGATCACAGGCGGCCAGCACGTCGCTGCCGTGGTGCATGTTGATCTCGAACTGGCCCGGCGCGGCCTCGGCCACGGCGCCGTCGGCGGGCAGCCCCTGCAGGGCGGCGATATTGTCGATATCGGCGAGGATCTCCGCAAAATTGTTGAGGTTGTCCACGGAATAGACCTGGCTGTAGGTGTCCCGTTTCTGGGTCAGCGGCGAGCAGGGAGGCTGCAGCCGGCCCTGCTCGTCCCTGTCTCTGTCCACCAGATAGAACTCCAGCTCCAGGGCGATCACCGGGGTCAGGCCCCGGGCCTTCACCTGTTTCCACACCCGTTCCAGCACGTTGCGCGGTTCCAGGGCAAAGGGCTGCTCGTGTTCATCCACCATGGTCAGCAGCAACTGGGCCACCGCCTCCGCATCCGAGGCCGAGGGCACCAGGGTGCCGGCAATGGGGTAGCAGGGCAGGTCGGGCTCGCCGATGTCCTGGCCGATGCCGGTTTCCTCCACCACATTGCCGCGAAAATCCATGGCAAACACGGAAGCGGGAAAGAAACAGCCGTTTTCCAGCTTGTCGAGGGCGCTCACCGGCAGCCGCTTGCCGCGAAAAATGCCATTGAGGTCGGTCAACAGCACATCGACGTACTGGGTTTCGGGGTAGCGGGCAAGGTAGGCGGCCACCTCCTGTTCAAAGGGAGTAGAAGCGGGCTCGCTGGCCGAAGAAGGAAGAGTCGTTACCGCTGTGTTCGCTTGCATGATTTCACCACCATGTGACCGTTAAATATAATTTACGCTGATAACTTAGGTGTGTTTATTTTGTTTTGCAAGTGTTAAAAAATATTGAGCTTTGAAAACGCCGGTGCTAGGGTTTTGGTTATATTTTTTACGGATGTCCCGCCATCGGGGCAGAGTGTTCAAAATTTAGAGCGGTTTAAGGTGCATGAATATGGTTCATATATTTAACAAGCCCTGGGTGGGGGTGATCCTGTGCCGGCAGCAACTGGGACCGCATCCGGGACTGGTCGTACAACAGAAATACCTGGATGCCATCGTGGCGGCCGGGGCGGTGCCGGTGCCTCTGGTGCACCAGCTGGGCGAGGATGAACAGGCCCTGGCGGCCATGCTGGCGCGGCTTGACGGCATTGTGCTCACCGGCAGTTACAGCAACATGGAGCCGCACCATTACGGCGAGACCGGTGAAGAACCCCATACCGACGCCGGCCGGGATCGGCTCAGCCTGCAGCTGATCGCCGCCGCGCAAACCATGAAACTGCCGTTGTTTGGCATTTGCCGCGGTTTTCAGGAGATGGTGGTGGCCAGCGGCGGCCGTCTGCACCGGCGCCTGCACGAGACCGGGCTGTTTGCCGAGCACAGGGAAAACAAGGAATTGCCCCTTGAAATGCAATACGCCCCGGCCCACGACATTCAGCCGGTGGCGGGGGGCCTGCTGGCGCAGCTGGCGGGCGAGGGCGTGCAGCAGGTCAATTCATTGCATATGCAGGGAGTGAAGGCACTGGGACCGGGCGTGCGGATGGAGGCCACCGCCCCCGACGGCCTGGTGGAAGCCATCAGCCTGCCGGACCATCCCTTTGCCCTGGGGGTGCAGTGGCACCCGGAATGGCACAGCCGTGACAACGCTCTGTCCCGGGCGCTGTTCGACGGCTTGGTGGCCGCCTGCCGGGATCATGCCCGGGCACGGGAGGCGGTATGAGCACCCATGGCGAGCTGGCGCCGGGCAGCCGGCTGGCGGACATTCGCCGGCGGCTGGGGCTCAGCCAGCGCCGGGTGGCCGAGCTGTCGGGGCTGACCCACGGCGCCATCTGCACCATAGAGCAGGACAAGGTGAGCCCGGCGGTGAGCAGCCTGCAAAAGCTGCTCAAGGTGTACGACATGTCGCTGTCGGAGTTTTTTGCCGAGCCCAAGGCCCCCGTGCGCAACAAGGTGGTGGTGAACGAAAACGAACTGGTGGAAATCGGCAGCCGGGGGGTGTCGTTCAGACTGGTGCACAACGGCAACCGTCAGCGGGCGCTGGGCTTTCTGATCGAGTGCTATGCCCCGGGCACCAGCACCGGCGGCCACCTCAAGCATCAGGGCGAAGAGGTGGGCACCGTGCTGGAAGGGGAAATCGAGCTGACGGTGGACGGTGAACATTACCGGCTCACGGCGGGTCAAAGCTATGTCATCGACACCGGGCTGCCCCATACCTTTACCAATACATCGGACCGGGAGTGCCGCATTATCAGCGCCCATACCCCGGCCAACCTGTAATCAAGGCGGAGACACATAATGGAGTTCAGGAACCAGGCCTACTGGCAGGCCAAAGCGGACACACTGCAACCCGAGAGCCGGCTGTTTATTGAAGGGGAATACCGCGAGGCGGTGGCGGGCGAGCGCTTTGCGGTGATCAACCCCGCCACCGATACTACCCTGGCCGAAGTCAGCCGGGCCCGGGAAGCGGATGTGAACATGGCGGTGGTCGCCGCCCGGGCCAGTTTCGAGGCCGGCGTCTGGTCACAAAAGGCCCCCGCCGAGCGCAAGGCGGTGCTGCTCAGGCTGGCGGCGCTGATGGAGCGGCACGCCGAAGAGCTGGCGCTGCTGGAAACCCTGGATACCGGCAAGCCCATTCGCCACAGCCTGCGGGACGACATCCCCGGCGCGGTGCGCTGCCTGCGCTGGTATGCCGAGGCGGTGGACAAGATTTACGGTGAAATCGCCCCCACCGGCCCCGACGCCCTGGCGCTGGTCAGCCGCGAGCCCATCGGCGTGGTGGCGGCCATCGTGCCCTGGAACTTTCCGCTGCTGCTGGCCTGCTGGAAGCTGGGCCCGGCGCTGGCCGCCGGCAACTCGGTGATTTTGAAGCCCTCGGAAAAATCGCCGCTGACCGCCATTCGCCTGGCGGCGCTGGCCAGGGAAGCGGGCCTGCCCGATGGCGTGCTCAACGTGCTGCCCGGTTTCGGCCACGAAGCGGGCAAGGCCCTGGCCCTGCACGAGGATGTGGACTGCCTGACCTTTACCGGCTCCACCGGGGTGGGACGGCTGCTGATGGAATACGCCGGCCGCTCCAACATGAAGCGGGTGTGGCTGGAGGCCGGTGGCAAGAGCGCCAATATCGTGTTTGCCGACTGCCCGGATCTGGCCAAGGCCGCCCGGGCGTCCGCCGCCGGCATTTTCTACAACCAGGGCCAGGTGTGCATCGCCGGCACCCGGCTGCTGGTGGAAAGCAGCATCAGGGACGAGTTCATGGCCGAGCTGAAAAAGGCCGCCGAGCACTTCAGGCCAAAGGATCCGCTGGATCCGTCGTCCACCATGGGCACCCTGATCGACAGCGATCATCACGGCAGCGTGTGCCGCTACATTGCCGAAGGTCTGGAAGAAGGCGCCGTGCTGGGCCTGGACGGCCGGGATCAGGCGGGCAACTTTATCGGGCCCACCGTGCTGGAACAGGTCAACCCGCATATGGCGGTGGCCCGGGAAGAGATCTTCGGCCCGGTGCTGGCGGTGACCACCTTTGAACGGGAAGAAGAGGCTGTGCAACTGGCCAACGACAGCCAGTACGGTCTGGGCGCCGGGCTGTGGACCTCGGATCTGCGCCGGGCTCACCGGCTGGCGCGGCAACTCAAGGCCGGCTCCGTGTTTATCAACAATTACAACGACGGCGACATGACGGTGCCCTTTGGCGGCGTCAAGCAAAGCGGCAACGGCCGCGACAAGTCACTGCACGCCTTTGACAAGTTTACCGAACTCAAGACCACCTGGCTGGCACTGGATTAAGGGAGCATTCACATCATGGAACACGTCAACAGCTACTATGCGGCCACCGCCAACGAGCACGCGCCCTGGCCGCAACTGACCGAAAACATTCAGTGCGATGTGTGCGTGGTGGGGGGCGGTTACACCGGCCTCTCTACCGCGCTGTTTCTGACCGAGGCGGGCTTTGATGTGGTGCTGCTGGAGGCCGGCCGCATCGGCTTTGGCGCCAGCGGTCGCAACGGCGGCCAGATCGTCAACTCCTACAGCCGGGACATAGACGTCATCGAATCCCGCTACGGCGCCGATACCGCCCGCATGCTGGGCAGCATGATGTTTGAAGGCGGCGACATCATTCGCGAACGCATTGAGCAATACGATATCAAGTGCGACTTCAGGCCCGGCGGCATTTTCGCGGCGCTCAACCGCCGCCAGCTGCACGAGCTGGAAAGTCAGAAGGGCAACTGGGAGCGCTACGGCCATGATGGCCTGGAGCTGCTGGATGCCGAGGCGGTGGCCCGGGAGATCGACACGGATCGTTATGTAGGCGCCCTGCTGGATCATCGCGGCGGTCATATTCACCCCCTCAATCTGGCACTGGGCGAGGCCGAGGCCATCCGCAAGCTGGGCGGTCGCATCTTTGAACAGTCGGCGGTCACCGGCCTGACGTACGGTGACCCGGCTCAGGCCAAAACCGACAAAGGCAGCGTCAGCGCCCGGTTTGTGGTGCTGGCGGGCAATGCCTATCTCGGCAACCTGGAGCCCAAGCTGTCGGCCAAGGCCATGCCCTGCGGCACTCAAATCGTCACTACCGAGCCGCTGAGTGACGAGCAGATCCGGCGGCTGATCCCCAACGGCTACTGTGTGGAAGACTGCAACTATCTGCTGGATTACTACCGGCTCACCGGCGACAACCGGCTGCTCTATGGTGGCGGCGTGGTCTATGGCGCCCGGGATCCGGACGACATCGACCGCCTGGTGTTGCCCAAACTGCTGAAAACCTTTCCGCAGCT
The Oceanimonas pelagia genome window above contains:
- a CDS encoding cytochrome d ubiquinol oxidase subunit II — translated: MDLALFYYLLLGFAVLMYVVLDGFDLGLGILYPWFRSEGERDHMMRSISHVWDGNETWLVFGGVVLFAAFPAAYAGILATLYTPIIIMLIGLIFRGVAFEYRFKSHRSKPWWDKSFWLGSTVATFCQGAILGAVVQGVDAGPGELGALAWLSPFSIFTGFALMVAYALLACCYLVLKSREQMLARAAHLGRRLVLAIMAILLVLSLWMVLANEEVSSRWFDGLNLLWLSPLPLASVLLGFLLYRDLDGEPHETRPFWLACGLFVLGFGGLVVSLFPYLIPHRLTLWQASAPDSSLTFLLPGIAIFLPLICAYTLWGYRIFSGKVEDFEEGY
- a CDS encoding GAF domain-containing protein, with the protein product MTHAAPLPCNEPARLACLHQLQLLDTPADPEFDQLVELACLLLDTPMGVVSLVDEHRQWFRGRRGLAVQETPRDIAFCSWVVADGAPLIVPDASQDPRFAGNPLVTGEPGLRFYAGFPLYLESGLVLGVLAVLDTQARTLSEEERRRLGLLAEQARALLRLRWKRQQLNEQGHLSDSRLARYEAITQGAAAGIVRIDGRGRIREINDYALKLLGYGREELLGQNVSRLMPAQWAEHHDQYIRSYLDGGEARVIGKGRRVAALHRNGQQVPVHLAVGQVRQDDQHDNAEFIGILTDLSETHQAELREREAARQLERQQRLLSVLHKGLTDYHALMSGNQLWGFLQEALRELTGSDYSLIGEVLPVESGPALKVHAITDLSWSEESRQLMLKLQAGEMLLTNPASMLGRVFAGGQTVLSNDMAGDARRGGFPPGHPPLHNFLGVPIIDDGEVIGMFAIANGREDYSQALVAWLEPFTSTCALLINLYRQLREREAVTEQLRQARDESERASRAKTEFLSSMSHELRTPLNAIMGFAQLLQNNQRTPLGERQLRQVEQIYKSGSHLLKLINEVLDLARIEAGRIDMSFEAIDVTDVVREACDILSPMAQQQGIQLLVQVGRCGTVTADYTRLKQVLINLISNAIKYNRPDGQVNIACRRDGERLRIAVRDTGAGIAPEHLDQLFQPFNRLGAENGVIEGTGVGLALTKSIVEQMQGEIGVNNHPGDGCEFWFCLPLAEPASTAALPEALPSREPVAGAGKTVLYVEDNPANQRLLNDLFDDLDGIELACVHSAELAFEMACASPPDLILMDINLPGMNGIEATRLLGRHPRTRHVPVVALSANAMPEEVRQARRAGFRDYLTKPVDIPRLLALLGELTGDAS
- a CDS encoding EAL domain-containing response regulator encodes the protein MTVPTHADAHILVLDDNPVNVELLLCLLEDEGYRHVHGETDPRRLPQIMKAQRVDLLLLDIRMPHLDGYRVLEWLHAEWGEQAPPVIVLSAQTDADTRLRALGLGARDFLNKPFDQLEVLQRIRNTLEAHFLLRERSVRAAWLEDEVRQRTSELQQQAISDPVTGRLNRRGLLEQLQGHTGRGVVVYFVALDGLEDIARLHGLRVAETLSRTLSERLQSLLHEQSCVFGAWSNSEWLVLDFGTPQTDGLACRADALLHSLAQGIEVERLLLHLDCRVGISHSAQAHDSAEHLIRQAAMALPPKAGTWRCFEPALEQRLLTLSHYRQALRTAAEQHQLFLVYQPKMELSGERVVGAEALLRWVSPEFGFVSPADFIPIAESSGDILRLGSWVIDTAIDQLEQWLAQGAVPPDFRVAVNVAALQLMQPGFADGLITRLAHSRLPPGALEIEVTESGLMQNMELALVQLNQLAAAGIGIAIDDFGTGYSSLAYLKTMPVSVLKIDKAFVERMDADEQDRGLAQAVIHMARILGCETVAEGVERPEQVALLRTMGCNLVQGYWYSPPLNPEAFVEYCQSQNG
- a CDS encoding Na+/H+ antiporter NhaC family protein, whose protein sequence is MEQPNTLALSPSVKWPPLWRGLAVAVIAGLAFAWLGFTHEPGSDYGALSLLPAALVITMAVLTRKTVESLLAGSLLGLLLLDPANLVSPLADVTLAVMMDETIAWLILVCGMMGGLINLLARGGGVHSFGAVMTRLIKSPRSAMVGTVGLGLVVFIDDYLNSLAVSSSMKSITDRFRISREKLAYIVDSTAAPICILVPVSTWAVFFASLLEDSGAAESGQGMSLYVASIPWMLYGWAALLVVALVAARKLPDLGAMKKAEARAQAGQPVPEGWQDEATPAPERSVPGWLGLTNFLLPMAVLVLASVYYDIDLLKGVLVALGATMVLYSVQRLLSFQQQVDATLDGFKVMLYPLATVCAGFILKEVNDQLGMTRYIIDTVTPLLTPALLPAVVFLVMAAVVFSTASSWGVFVISLPIVVPLGQAMNVPMPLVVGALLSASAFGSHACFFSDSTVLSAQGAGCDTMDHALTQLPYALIGGVLTLAALLAAGFWMM
- a CDS encoding glutamine synthetase family protein; its protein translation is MQANTAVTTLPSSASEPASTPFEQEVAAYLARYPETQYVDVLLTDLNGIFRGKRLPVSALDKLENGCFFPASVFAMDFRGNVVEETGIGQDIGEPDLPCYPIAGTLVPSASDAEAVAQLLLTMVDEHEQPFALEPRNVLERVWKQVKARGLTPVIALELEFYLVDRDRDEQGRLQPPCSPLTQKRDTYSQVYSVDNLNNFAEILADIDNIAALQGLPADGAVAEAAPGQFEINMHHGSDVLAACDQALALKRLIKLVAEQYEMDATFMAKPYEEHPGSGLHVHISVTDEQGNNLFADAEGEDSPLLRQALAGMLDLMPDSMALLAPNMNAFRRFQPGMYVPVQASWGHNNRTVALRIPAGDDEARRIEYRVPGADANPYLVVATILAGLLHGLDNTLPLPEPVVGNGLEQEGLPLPTRQSDALARLQGATPLKRYLGDKFIEVYRICKQDELLEFEKRITDIELEWMLKNA